One window of the Trifolium pratense cultivar HEN17-A07 linkage group LG2, ARS_RC_1.1, whole genome shotgun sequence genome contains the following:
- the LOC123904154 gene encoding pentatricopeptide repeat-containing protein At3g50420-like has product MSYAHLLSQGPKTFQSVEKIIISLLNMNQKQQKHFVMVHGLSVGAWSWYKLKTQLESVGHKVTALDLAGCGINIQKIEDVDTFAEYAKPLLEFLASLDPNEKVILVGHSFGGVSVALAMEKFPEKIAVGIFLTAFIPDTEHTPSYVLQQYLERYPPTGWLDTEFSFSGNKMLLLPGTKFLATKFFQLCSIEDLELVKILIRRGSLFLEDLSEAENFSKERYESVPRAYIVVNDDLAIPLEYQEWMVQNAGIDEVKVINGADHMAMLSKPQELCLSLLEIAQKYVSVGCVCKCSMNKLCFCVTDTLLLQKCKITTSLIEARQLHALLLTTANAYGSKSAFLYNNIISMYSRCGSLKDSHQVFDKMPHRTLVSYNALLAAYSRASQEYSIYAFNLYSQMEKLGLRPSSLTFTSLLQASSLRGDLWIGLLLHAKSLKFGFLNDICVQTSLLNMYSNCLDLSSAESVFCDMNERDNVAWNSLILGYLKNGKIEKGVYLFNEMMWVGFTPTVYTFCMVLNACSRMKDYFSGRLIHARLIVGNVSLDIHLQNALVDMYCNAGYTRTAYMIFSRMENWDLVSWNSMIAGYFANEDGEKAMNLFVQLKTLCFPKPDDYTYAGIISATSAFSCFSYGKPLHAQVIKAGFERSVFVGSTLVSMYFTNQETEAAQCVFYSIPEKDAVLWTEMITGYSKMADGMSAVRCFSEMYHECHEIDDYVLSGVLSVCADLAILRQGEIIHCYAFKLGYGIEMSVSGSLIDMYAKNGSLEAAYLMFSQVSNPDLKCWNSMLGGYSHHGMVDEALKLFEEIIKQGLVPDQVTFLSLLSACSHSRLVEQGKLLWNYMNRIGLVPGPKLYSCMVTLLSRAALLEEAEEIINKSPYFEDNIELWRTLLSACVINKNLKVGVRAAEEVLRLNAEDGPTLVLLSNLYAAAGRWDEVAEIRRKMRGLMLDKDPGLSWIEAKNDIHVFSSGDQSHPKVDQVQAELHRLKGNMIITENHDSEAQNTCYMSYRS; this is encoded by the exons ATGTCATATGcacacttgttgagccagggg CCAAAGACATTTCAAAGTGTAGAGAAAATCATAATATCATTATTAAATATGAACCAAAAACAGCAAAAGCATTTTGTTATGGTGCATGGTCTTTCCGTTGGAGCATGGAGTTGGTACAAACTGAAAACACAATTAGAATCTGTCGGTCATAAGGTCACAGCACTTGATCTTGCAGGTTGTGGCAtcaacatacaaaaaattgaagatgttgATACTTTTGCTGAATATGCTAAGCCTTTGTTAGAATTCTTAGCCTCACTTGATCCAAATGAAAAAGTGATTCTTGTGGGACATAGCTTTGGAGGAGTGAGTGTAGCTCTTGCAATGGAAAAATTCCCAGAAAAAATTGCAGTTGGAATTTTCTTAACAGCTTTTATTCCTGATACAGAACATACACCATCATATGTTCTACAACAG TATCTTGAGAGATACCCACCTACTGGATGGTTAGACACTGAGTTTTCATTTTCTGGAAACAAAATGTTGTTGCTTCCTGGCACCAAATTTTTGGCCACTAAATTCTTTCAACTATGTTCCATTGAG GATTTGGAATTGGTGAAGATTTTAATAAGGAGAGGATCACTTTTTCTTGAGGATTTGTCTGAGGCAGAGAATTTCTCTAAAGAGAGATATGAATCAGTTCCACGTGCTTATATTGTTGTCAATGATGACTTGGCAATTCCTTTGGAGTATCAAGAATGGATGGTACAAAATGCTGGGATTGATGAGGTCAAAGTGATCAATGGAGCAGATCATATGGCTATGCTTTCTAAACCTCAAGAACTTTGTTTGTCTCTTCTTGAGATTGCTCAAAAAtac GTATCCGTAGGTTGCGTATGCAAGTGTTCCATGAACAAACTATGTTTCTGTGTAACAGATACTCTTCTGCTACAAAAGTGCAAAATCACAACCTCACTGATAGAGGCGCGTCAACTCCACGCCCTCCTTTTAACTACCGCCAACGCCTATGGCTCCAAATCTGCATTTCTATACAACAACATCATCTCCATGTATTCACGTTGTGGTTCACTCAAAGACTCTCACCAAGTGTTCGACAAAATGCCTCACAGAACTCTTGTTTCTTACAATGCACTTCTTGCAGCATATTCACGTGCATCACAAGAATATTCGATATACGCCTTTAACTTGTATAGCCAGATGGAAAAATTGGGTCTTAGGCCTTCCAGCTTGACTTTTACTAGCTTGCTGCAAGCATCTTCGTTGCGTGGAGATTTGTGGATTGGATTGTTACTTCATGCTAAGAGCTTGAAGTTTGGTTTTTTGAATGATATTTGTGTGCAAACTTCTTTGCTTAATATGTACTCAAATTGCTTGGATTTGAGTTCGGCTGAATCGGTTTTTTGTGATATGAATGAAAGAGATAATGTTGCTTGGAATTCTTTGATTTTAGGATATTTGAAGAATGGTAAGATTGAGAAAGGTGTTTATCTATTTAATGAAATGATGTGGGTTGGTTTTACACCAACCGTATACACATTTTGTATGGTTTTGAATGCCTGTAGTCGTATGAAAGATTATTTTTCCGGGAGATTGATTCATGCACGCTTAATTGTTGGGAATGTGTCGCTGGATATACATCTGCAAAATGCACTGGTTGACATGTATTGCAATGCTGGTTATACACGAACGGCATATATGATTTTTAGTAGAATGGAAAACTGGGATTTAGTTTCTTGGAATTCTATGATTGCTGGGTATTTTGCGAATGAGGATGGAGAGAAGGCGATGAATTTGTTTGTCCAGTTGAAGACACTGTGCTTTCCTAAACCAGATGATTATACATATGCTGGCATTATATCTGCAACCAGTGCATTCTCTTGTTTCAGTTACGGAAAACCTCTTCATGCTCAGGTGATTAAAGCAGGATTTGAGAGAAGTGTATTTGTGGGAAGCACTCTAGTGTCAATGTATTTCACAAATCAGGAAACTGAAGCAGCTCAGTGTGTATTTTATTCAATCCCGGAAAAGGATGCTGTTCTGTGGACTGAAATGATCACTGGTTATTCCAAAATGGCTGATGGAATGAGTGCAGTCAGATGCTTTTCAGAAATGTATCATGAATGTCATGAGATTGATGACTATGTTCTCAGTGGAGTTTTGAGTGTTTGTGCTGACCTTGCAATTTTAAGACAAGGTGAAATAATTCATTGTTATGCTTTCAAATTGGGTTACGGCATTGAAATGTCTGTTTCTgggagtttaattgatatgtatgcCAAAAACGGTAGCCTTGAAGCTGCATATTTGATGTTTTCTCAAGTTTCAAACCCAGATTTGAAGTGTTGGAACTCGATGCTTGGAGGTTATAGTCACCATGGAATGGTGGACGAGGCATTGAAACTTTTCGAGGAGATTATTAAACAAGGTCTAGTTCCCGATCAAGTGACTTTCTTGTCTCTATTGTCTGCATGCAGCCACAGCAGATTGGTTGAGCAAGGAAAGTTACTATGGAATTATATGAACAGAATTGGTTTGGTTCCTGGGCCTAAGCTATACTCCTGTATGGTAACTTTGTTGAGCCGTGCAGCATTACTGGAAGAGGCGGAAGAAATTATCAACAAATCACCTTATTTTGAGGACAATATTGAACTATGGAGAACTTTGCTAAGTGCATGTgtcataaataaaaatttgaaagtgGGAGTTCGTGCTGCAGAGGAAGTTTTGAGATTGAATGCTGAAGATGGTCCGACACTTGTTTTGCTTTCTAATCTTTATGCTGCTGCAGGGAGGTGGGATGAAGTTGCtgaaataagaagaaaaatgagaggGTTGATGTTGGACAAAGATCCTGGGTTAAGCTGGATTGAGGCCAAGAATGACATTCATGTCTTCTCTTCTGGAGATCAATCACACCCTAAGGTTGATCAGGTGCAGGCTGAATTGCATAGGCTTAAAGGAAATATGATTATAACAGAAAATCATGACAGTGAAGCACAAAATACATGCTATATGAGTTACAGAAGCTAA
- the LOC123909082 gene encoding nuclear pore complex protein NUP58, translating to MSFSLFSTPQQPQQQQQSQLFQPQQQQSPFQQQSNLFQPQQQQQQQFQAQQQQQQQQQQQLVLFTNDRTPASYSTNWADLHPDSQKYLLQIEERILEYRDESQRLDQCNRLYDSSVSNDGFEVDASHIVQELGGISTAMERQKTLLQELMSAVKDMLRNTEVAVRSFMMLRPRFFHPSGGASSATAPSQTPGATAPSSSIQPTSTSIVPVFDFYSGLPKKPSPFLQQTVLRFEKYLCECHQWIQELEQLLLLDSEKNGSGNGSSLLQSLPKVMTNVHDFFVHVAAKVESIHQYMESMKSAYLADQRRRGEVNDPFLEADRRETARQEAASKRVHPTLHLPANSQPSTQVAGLFSSSGTQGALTSQQTAATTSSLSTGSGLSLFSTPTSAPSSSMPSLFATPTTPATGPSWFASSSSTPQPQSSIFGSASSSLPGATPTPSLFGNNTPLFNSTPAPSSLFSTPFASGAATGSGTSFGGSKNPRPKSRTARR from the exons ATGTCGTTTTCTTTATTCTCCACTCCTCAACAAccgcaacaacaacaacaatcacaaTTATTtcaaccacaacaacaacaatctccTTTTCAGCAGCAGAGTAATTTGTTCCAgccacaacaacaacagcagcaacaaTTTCAAGCtcaacaacagcagcaacaacaacagcagcaacaaTTAGTTTTGTTCACTAATGATCGAACTCCGGCGAGTTACAGCACCAATTGGGCGGATCTACATCCCGATTCCCAGAAATATCTACTTCAGATTGA GGAACGGATATTGGAGTATAGAGATGAAAGTCAGAGACTTGATCAGTGTAATCGTCTTTATGATTCGTCTGTTTCAAACGATGGATTTGAGGTTGATGCAAGCCATATTGTTCAG GAACTTGGCGGAATCAGCACTGCTATGGAACGACAGAAAACTTTACTACAGGAACTGATGTCAGCTGTTAAGGATATGTTACGTAATACAGAGGTTGCTGTTCGTTCCTTTATGATGCTACGTCCAAGGTTCTTTCATCCCAGTGGGGGAGCATCAAGTGCCACTGCCCCATCACAGACCCCTGGAGCCACAGCACCTAGTTCGAGCATCCAACCAACATCTACATCTATAGTGCCTGTTTTTGATTTCTACAGTGGTCTTCCAAAGAAACCATCACCCTTTTTACAACAAACAGTTCTTAGATTTGAGAAATATCTTTGTGAATGTCATCAGTGGATTCAAGAGTTAGAGCAGCTGCTTCTCTTAGACTCTGAAAAAAACGGTTCCGGTAATGGATCCTCGTTATTGCAATCTCTTCCGAAAGTCATGACAAATGTGCATGACTTTTTTGTTCACGTGGCTGCAAAG GTGGAGAGCATTCACCAGTACATGGAATCTATGAAATCAGCATACCTAGCTGATCAGCGCCGCCGCGGGGAGGTGAATGATCCATTTCTAGAGGCTGATCGTCGAGAAACTGCACGACAAGAAGCAGCATCAAAAAGAGTTCATCCAACATTGCATTTACCTGCAAATTCACAACCCTCAACTCAAGTTGCCGGGTTGTTTTCCAGTTCAGGAACTCAAGGAGCATTGACTTCCCAACAGACCGCTGCAACAACTTCATCTTTGTCAACAGGAAGTGGTTTATCTCTTTTTAGCACACCGACTTCTGCCCCATCATCATCAATGCCATCGTTGTTTGCAACACCAACAACTCCTGCTACAGGACCCTCATGGTTTGCATCATCCAGTTCTACGCCTCAACCACAATCCTCAATTTTTGGTTCTGCATCATCTTCCTTACCTGGTGCGACACCAACTCCCTCTCTGTTCGGTAATAATACTCCCCTGTTTAATTCAACTCCGGCTCCAAGCTCACTCTTTTCAACTCCGTTTGCTTCAG GTGCTGCAACAGGATCAGGAACAAGCTTTGGGGGATCT AAAAATCCACGGCCAAAATCCAGAACTGCTCGGCGCTAA